Proteins from one Rhizoctonia solani chromosome 5, complete sequence genomic window:
- a CDS encoding Retrotransposon-derived protein PEG10 — translation MDYETRGATRAQGVWFKVEGDEGLNITALDKFISTACLIDDTLFEACKELRKDSNSSTSSPQRPAQGHSSNFVSKKVQEARRNAGECSKYGEKSHKWEDCKNGWCLRTIELSKPESAKAAEVEELEVLPQAGKV, via the exons atggactatgagacaagAGGGGCGACGagggcccagggggtatggtTTAAGGTAGAGGGCGACGAAGGCCTG AACATCACTGCACTAGACAAGTTTATCTCCACTGCCTGTCTAATTGATGACACACTGTTTGAAGCATGCAAGGAGCTAAGAAAGgatagcaacagcagcaccagCTCACCACAACGCCCTGCTCAAGGGCACTCAAGCAAttttgtttccaagaagGTTCAGGAAGCAAGAAGAAACGCTGGAGAATGTTCCAAATATGGGGAGAAGTCTCACAAATGGGAGGACTGCAAGAATGGATGGTGCCTCAGAACAATAGAACTCTCTAAGCCTGAATCAGCAAAGGCtgcagaagtagaagagctAGAAGTGCTTCCCCAAGCAGGAAAAGTCTAA
- a CDS encoding Retrotransposable element Tf2 protein, which yields MEGITDTQTALIDSGSSANFIDPNLPVLTTFHTLNWTPHALSLALMANKQFSAIFYALPLGNRNLILGTPWLILANPDIDWTTMKVSLHLATKAQDGSINPEPQNLPVKFQEFQEVFSEESFTMLPKHCPYDIAIDLEEDKQPPYCQSQQLPQAGKIVPTTSPAGAPVMFVKRADGRLCLVVDYCQLNAITIKDRYALPRQDKLIEKLRHAKIFTKLDLRNGYHNIRIKEGDEWKAAFHTALGHFAPTVMQFGLSNALADNISVVVHLDDILIFSNSREEHVEHVREVLSCLLNHNLFCNPAKCYFFVTEVTFIGLVITPDGISMKDKVQAIMDWPEPQNAKQVQSFLGFANFYCCFVPNFSCLARPLNNLTQKEQPWIWLEEQKAAFDAIKAEICKELVLAHPDESKPYTLETDTSGAAMGAVLSQRKEDGCIHPVAFMSASFSPAELNYDTHDKELLAIICAFEHWRIFLEGTEQPITVFTDHKNLEYWKSARTFNRRHARWHLMLASYNFVIAYRPGK from the exons ATGGAAGGAATCACAGACACTCAAACTGCTCTGATTGATTCTGGTTCTTCTGCTAACTTCATTGATCCCAATTTGCCTGTTCTCACAACATTCCACACATTGAATTGGACTCCCCATGCTCTGTCATTGGCATTAATGGCAAACAA GCAATTTTCTGCCATCTTCTATGCTCTTCCCCTTGGAAATAGAAACCTTATCCTTGGAACCCCATGGCTCATATTGGCTAATCCAGACATTGATTGGACCACCATGAAAGTTTCACTCCACCTAGCTACAAAAGCACAAGATGGCAGCATCAACCCTGAGCCTCAGAATCTCCCTGTTAAATTCCAGGAGTTTCAGGAAGTGTTCAGTGAAGAGTCCTTTACCATGCTGCCAAAACATTGCCCTTATGACATTGCTATTGACCTGGAAGAAGACAAACAGCCTCCCtattgtcagagccaacaactaccacaag CTGGAAAGATTGTGCCAACCACCTCACCAGCAGGAGCTCCtgtgatgtttgtaaaaagggCTGATGGCAGGCTTTGCTTAGTGGTGGACTATTGCCAGCTAaatgccatcacaatcaaggacagaTATGCACTACCCAGACAAGACAAGCTAATTGAGAAATTGCGCCATGCTAAGATCTTCACAAAGCTAGATTTGAGGAATGGATATCACAATATcagaatcaaagaaggagatgaatggaaggctgcatttCACACTGCCCTTGGTCATTTTGCTCCCACAGTCATGCAATTTGGCCTTAGCAATGCCCTGGCT gacaatatCTCTGTGGTTGTGCACTTGgatgacatcttgatcttctcaaactcaagagaagagcatgtggaacatgtcagggaagtcttATCTTGCTTGCTGAACCATAATCTATtctgcaaccctgccaaatgctacttctttgtcaCAGAAGTCACCTTCATTGGTCTTGTGATTACTCCTGATGGCATCTCCatgaaagacaaggtgcAAGCAATCATGGACTGGCCTGAACCCCAAAATGCAAAACAGGtgcaatcattcctaggctttgcaaACTTCTACTGTTGCTTTGTCCCCAACTTCTCTTGCTTAGCACGCCCTCTGAATAACCTTACTCAGAAAGAGCAACCATGGATATGGCTAGAAGAacagaaggctgcatttgatgcaatcAAGGCTGAGATTTGCAAGGAGCTTGTTCTAGCTCACCCTGATGAATCTAAACCTTacaccttggaaacagacaCTTCTGGAGCAGCCATGGGCGCTGTACTATCTCAGAGAAAGGAAGATGGTTGTATACATCCTGTTGCATTCATGTCAGCCAGCTTTTCACCTGCTGAGCTGAACTATGACAcgcatgacaaggagctacttgccatcatttgtgcatttgagcactggagaatcttcctggaaggaactgagcagccaatcactgtgtttactgatcacaagaatctggagtactggaaatcagctagaaccttcaacaggCGTCATGCACGCTGGCATCTCATGCTGGCGTCCTACAACTTTGTTATTGCTTATAGACCTGGGAAATAG